A single Pseudobacteroides sp. DNA region contains:
- a CDS encoding Nif3-like dinuclear metal center hexameric protein: MSTICKDIISFMEELAPPNLSEDWDNVGLMLGSKSKKIEKILICLDITKSVVQEAISLKADMIISHHPFLFKGIKRIIAEEPKGELIYKLIKEDICVFSAHTNLDFADNGLNLTLAKSLGLKNIKNLKTHKKERLFKIVVFVPCEYGEKVTGAMTGAGAGWIGNYSDCSFTLEGTGAFRPLEGSDPFIGSTGQLEKVSEYRVETIVKEELLNKVIDSMLAAHPYEEPAYDIYALVQGGKEYGFGKVGELEQAVSLDEFISGVKNSLNIQNLRVIGNTSEKIKKVGVFCGSFDEAVISSLKRLDILVTGDVKYHTALDISELGLCVIDAGHFATERIIVDELSRVLTDKFSSISIYPSKVEKDPIKVT, from the coding sequence ATGAGTACCATTTGTAAAGACATAATAAGCTTTATGGAGGAACTGGCACCACCGAATTTGAGTGAAGATTGGGACAATGTGGGTCTTATGCTAGGCAGTAAAAGCAAAAAAATAGAGAAAATACTGATATGCCTTGATATAACTAAAAGTGTTGTACAGGAAGCAATAAGCCTTAAAGCAGATATGATCATATCCCACCATCCATTTTTATTTAAGGGAATAAAAAGAATAATTGCTGAGGAGCCAAAGGGAGAATTGATCTACAAACTTATCAAGGAAGATATTTGCGTTTTTAGTGCTCACACAAACCTTGATTTTGCGGACAACGGGCTAAATCTCACACTTGCAAAATCACTGGGGTTAAAGAACATCAAAAACCTTAAGACTCACAAAAAGGAAAGACTATTTAAAATTGTGGTCTTTGTTCCTTGTGAATACGGTGAAAAGGTGACAGGTGCCATGACTGGAGCTGGAGCGGGATGGATAGGCAATTACAGCGACTGCTCTTTTACTTTGGAGGGTACAGGTGCTTTCAGGCCTCTGGAGGGCAGTGATCCTTTTATCGGCAGTACCGGTCAACTGGAAAAAGTCAGCGAATACAGGGTAGAAACAATCGTAAAAGAAGAGCTTTTAAACAAGGTTATAGATTCAATGCTTGCAGCCCATCCTTATGAAGAACCTGCATACGATATATACGCTCTAGTTCAGGGAGGTAAAGAATATGGCTTCGGTAAGGTTGGTGAATTGGAACAGGCAGTAAGTCTGGACGAATTCATTTCCGGTGTAAAGAATAGCCTGAATATACAAAACTTAAGGGTTATAGGCAACACAAGTGAAAAAATTAAAAAGGTTGGGGTTTTCTGTGGAAGTTTTGATGAAGCCGTAATATCATCACTAAAAAGACTGGATATACTTGTGACTGGGGATGTTAAATACCACACAGCACTTGATATTTCCGAGTTGGGCTTGTGTGTTATTGATGCAGGACATTTCGCAACCGAAAGAATTATTGTTGATGAACTAAGCCGTGTACTTACTGATAAGTTTTCAAGTATATCAATATATCCTAGCAAAGTGGAAAAGGACCCAATTAAAGTTACTTGA
- a CDS encoding 2-phosphoglycerate kinase translates to MVILIGGVSCTGKTVMAQRLLEKYKIPYLSIDHIKMGLIRGNKYCDFSATDSDNEITNKLWPVIKGIIMTNIENGQHIIIEGCYLPPEQICDFDPDYLKQIISLYIGFSKYYIEKNFISGIVEHMSKIEQRICDDYMNQDNFIALHSRLKELCWNNNAKFFEINDKYEKEMYKIYRWIDKEIESKRLHT, encoded by the coding sequence GTGGTTATTTTAATAGGTGGCGTTAGTTGTACTGGAAAGACAGTAATGGCTCAGAGATTACTTGAAAAGTATAAGATTCCGTATTTGTCGATAGACCATATAAAAATGGGATTAATTCGGGGAAATAAATATTGCGATTTTTCTGCTACTGACAGCGATAATGAAATTACAAATAAACTTTGGCCAGTTATAAAGGGCATTATTATGACCAATATAGAGAATGGACAACATATTATTATAGAGGGGTGTTATTTACCTCCAGAACAAATATGCGATTTTGACCCTGATTATTTAAAGCAAATAATTTCTTTATATATAGGATTTTCAAAGTATTATATTGAGAAGAACTTTATTTCGGGAATCGTCGAACATATGAGTAAGATAGAACAAAGAATTTGTGATGACTATATGAACCAAGATAATTTTATAGCACTCCATTCACGACTTAAAGAGCTCTGTTGGAATAATAATGCAAAATTCTTTGAAATCAACGATAAATATGAGAAAGAAATGTACAAAATATATAGATGGATAGATAAAGAGATAGAATCTAAGCGGCTTCATACATAG
- a CDS encoding class I SAM-dependent methyltransferase, which translates to MELKGRLKLIASKTVKCDTVCDVGTDHAYIPIYLVENNICKKAIACDVKPGPIMAAKKHIGYFGLSKFIDARLGDGLDPIEENEANVVIIAGMGGYLISRIISDGISKVKNCDNIVLQPMNEAECLRKWLYENGFEIQDEELTNEGEKIYNVITTKWTGKPSTRDEVYYHFGEKLFERNDPLLKTFIEKKIWTFGKIVKEMDNLEPDKAVLREHYQYLLEGFEKLVSRLK; encoded by the coding sequence ATGGAATTAAAAGGCAGACTGAAGCTCATAGCATCAAAAACAGTCAAATGCGATACGGTGTGTGATGTGGGTACCGATCATGCATACATTCCCATTTATCTTGTAGAAAACAACATATGCAAAAAGGCAATAGCATGTGATGTCAAACCGGGCCCTATTATGGCTGCCAAAAAGCATATAGGCTATTTTGGGCTATCAAAATTTATAGATGCCAGATTGGGTGACGGTCTTGATCCAATAGAGGAAAATGAGGCAAATGTAGTAATTATCGCCGGAATGGGCGGTTACCTTATAAGCAGGATTATAAGTGACGGTATTAGTAAGGTTAAGAATTGTGATAATATAGTGCTTCAACCAATGAACGAAGCTGAGTGCTTACGAAAGTGGCTTTATGAAAACGGCTTTGAAATCCAAGACGAAGAGCTTACAAATGAGGGAGAAAAGATATATAATGTTATTACCACAAAATGGACTGGAAAACCTTCTACCAGGGATGAGGTTTACTACCATTTTGGAGAGAAGCTTTTTGAGAGAAACGATCCTCTTCTAAAGACCTTCATAGAGAAGAAAATATGGACCTTTGGCAAAATAGTAAAGGAAATGGATAATCTGGAGCCTGATAAGGCAGTATTAAGGGAGCATTACCAATACTTGCTGGAGGGGTTTGAAAAGCTTGTATCGAGGCTGAAATAG